The sequence below is a genomic window from bacterium.
ACCTACATCATTGTGTGGGTACACATAAATACGTTTTATGAATCTGTAGGTGAAAATTTGATTTCTAAACCAAATTACCATAGTTTTTTATGTTATTCTTATGTGCGCTGTAAACACACAACATGAAAAACCACAAAGACAAATATATCCATCACACACCGGTAACCGATGCGCTTTTCGCATTACTGACCGCTCGTTTAGCAAACCACCCGGCTAACAGTTTGCTTGGATTTTCTTTGGAAGAACTACGCGAGTTGTATGCCTGCCTGCGGCTTACGCACCGTGAGGCTATCACCAATGGCCCGCGAAGTCATGGTACGATCCACGGCGGCATCGTCGCTGCATTGGCCGATACGGCGGCGGCTTTTGCATTGTCCACCGCATTTGAGGGAAAGATGAGTTTTGCTACGGTGGACTTGCATATTACCTACCTTTCACGCGCTAAAAGTACTATCTTTGCCCATGCCGTCGTTATCCGTCGCGGCGCGCGAATCAATGTTTGTGAAGTTAAAATAACAGACGAATCCGATGCACTTGTCGCCACGGCGACGGTCAATTTTATACTGACTAAACCTCCGGAAACCAAATCATAACCATGCAAAACAACGATATAAATTCTTTTTTCCCTCCGTTTAAAGCCTGGTTTATGGTGTATCGAATTCTGGCGGTATTGGTATGGGCCGTATTGACCATTGTACTGAGTGCCTCGCTGGCGCTATATCAGACAGGAACGATTGATTGGGTCAATTTTTTACTTACAGCCGCTATCGCTTCTGTTGTCCAAGGATTCCCGGCACATATTGTCAACGAAATCACCGATTGGAAAAGCGGCGCCGACCAATATCGCAAACTCGGTGAAAAATCCGGCGGCGGAAAAGTAATAAAAGCCGGCTTGGCCACTATTACCCAATTATGGCATATTTTTGATGTGACCACGATTGTTGCACTTGGTTTGATGTTCGGACTGTCGCAACGCACTTCACCTGAAATTTTTTGGTTTTTCGGAATCGGATATTTCGTGTGTTTATTTTACACATTACCTCCGTTACAGTTTGCTTACAGACCTTTTGCCGGAGAATGGTTCGGCGGTTTTACAGGAATTTTTCTCAATATGACCGGCGCCTATTTCGTTCAGACCGGCCAATTGGATAGCGCTATTATTCTAATGGCCGTAATAACCGGATTGATTTATATCGCGATTATGATGGTTTTCCATTATCTCGACTACGAAAGCGATCGTCATGCGACGCCTGTAAAATGTACAACCATAGTCTTTCTCGGCTTAAAACAAAGCAAGTTCTATGTGCTTGGATTATTGACGCTGTCTTTCTTGTTATCTTCTGCTGCCGGTTGGATAATTCATCCGTTGTTTTATTTATTTAGCCTGCTTTCACTCGTTCATTTCGGCATTCATTATGTTTGTAATCCGTTCGAAGAAGCATCCATTCTAAAAACCGGAAAACGCCTAACCTACCTTATGATCGCTTTCACGGTCAGTATTTCGGTTGTTGTGCATCTGTATTTCATCGGTCTGATTCTTTTTACGGTTTTGTGTTTTGTACTGCATAAAAAATTTGGAAAATTAGGT
It includes:
- a CDS encoding PaaI family thioesterase, with product MKNHKDKYIHHTPVTDALFALLTARLANHPANSLLGFSLEELRELYACLRLTHREAITNGPRSHGTIHGGIVAALADTAAAFALSTAFEGKMSFATVDLHITYLSRAKSTIFAHAVVIRRGARINVCEVKITDESDALVATATVNFILTKPPETKS
- a CDS encoding prenyltransferase, encoding MQNNDINSFFPPFKAWFMVYRILAVLVWAVLTIVLSASLALYQTGTIDWVNFLLTAAIASVVQGFPAHIVNEITDWKSGADQYRKLGEKSGGGKVIKAGLATITQLWHIFDVTTIVALGLMFGLSQRTSPEIFWFFGIGYFVCLFYTLPPLQFAYRPFAGEWFGGFTGIFLNMTGAYFVQTGQLDSAIILMAVITGLIYIAIMMVFHYLDYESDRHATPVKCTTIVFLGLKQSKFYVLGLLTLSFLLSSAAGWIIHPLFYLFSLLSLVHFGIHYVCNPFEEASILKTGKRLTYLMIAFTVSISVVVHLYFIGLILFTVLCFVLHKKFGKLGPSHAV